Part of the Sporosarcina sp. FSL K6-2383 genome is shown below.
GATAATAACTGAATTTCTTATCATCGACTCTAACGTTGAAATTTTACCTTCTAGAAAGCCTTGGTCTTCTTTTGCAGAATCGTATTCCGAGTTCTCCGAAAGGTCACCGTAACTACGCGCGATTTTAATACGTTCTACGATTTCCTTACGTTTAACCGTTTTCAAAAATTCAAGCTCTTCTTCTAATTTTTGCTTACCTGCTACAGTCATTGGAAACTTCTTTTCTGTAATCATTTCACAACACTCCTCATATTCCTCTTCATAAAAATACTATGCCACTCCTGCAATAGGTATGCGACATAGTGTTCATCTGTATAGAATTCTGTCATCATCATATTACAGTTTCGTTCCAGATTCAAGAATTGTTTTTATTTTTGTAACCATTAAGTCAATTGCAACTTCATTATGCCCACCTTCTGGAATGATAATATCCGCATATCTCTTCGTTGGTTCAATGAATTGGTTATGCATCGGACGGACGACGGACAAATACTGATCGATGACCGATTCGATTGTGCGCCCCCGCTCGTTAATGTCTCGCATAATGCGGCGAATAATGCGTAAATCTGCATCTGTATCAACAAATAACTTAATATCCATTAACTCACGTAAACGCATATCCTCCAATACTAAAATTCCTTCCAGAATGATGACATCCTGCGGCTCGATATGTACCGTTTCGTCGGACCGTGTGTGTAAAGAATAATTATAGACCGGTTTTTCTATCGATTCCCGATTAAGTAACACCTCTACATGACTTATCAACAAATCTGTGTCAAAAGCTAACGGATGGTCATAATTCGTTTCAAGTCGTTCTTCAAATTCCAAGTGAGACTGGTCCTTATAATAATAATCCTGTTCGATGACTACGACAGAATGTTCTTTAAATACATCATAGATTGAATGCGTAACACTCGTTTTACCGGATCCCGAACCACCGGCGATGCCGATGACGAGAGGTTTTTTGGATTGCATATCTAACTTCCCCTTACATCAAATGTTTAGCTATTGTTCTTTTTTCACCGCGATTAACAGCCCGTCTCCCACTGATAGCAAAGAGGTTTCGTAATCTGGATGATCCATAATCCATGCTGTAAATTCTTTTAAATTCCGTATCATCGTGCGATTACGTCTTGGAATGTCTTGCTCATCATACAATATAGCACCGTGCATGAACATATTATCACAGTAAATGACTCCACCTGCTTCAATAGTTGGCGCATACTTTTCAAAAAAGCGTTTATACTGCCCTTTGGCAGCATCTATAAACAATGCATCGAAGGTTTGCTGAAAGATAATTGGCTCTTCTGTTAGCAACGCATCCGCTTCGACGATTGCAATCTGTTCTTCTAATCCACTGCGCGAAATATAGTCAACTGCTTTCAAATATCTAGTATTGTCACGTTCAACCGTCACAATTGAAGTATTTGGTAGTGCCTCCGCGATGCGGATAGCAGAATAGCCAATGGCACTACCAATTTCAAGAATACGTTTAGGCTTTTGCAAACGTAATAGACTGATAAATAACGCCATACCGTCTCGGTCCATAATCGGCACATGATGTGTCGCCGCATAGCGTTCCATTTCAACGACAAACGGGCCTTGCTGCTTGTTAAAATTGGCTACATATGCCGCATACTTCGTCATGCTAATCCTCTCAATCTCCGGATAAATATAGGTCCCGGTTTTTCAAATGTTCTTCGTATGAATCAGTAAAATGATTGGTGCCTTCCTTATCCGCTAGGAAAAATAAATAATCCGTTTGCGAAGGATCGATAACTGCTTCAAGTGATGACTTCCCTGCACCTGCAATTGGACCAGGTGGCAAGCCTTTATTGACATATGTGTTGTATGGATCCTGCACTTCTAAATCTGCATAGAGAACACGATCCTTATGCTTCCCTAATGCATACAAAACTGTTGGATCCGTCTGTAATGGCATATCAATCTTCAGACGATTATAAAATACGCTCGCAATCGTTTCTCGATCCGATTGTGCTGTCGCTTCTTCTTCCAATAAGGAAGCAAATGTCAGCAACCAGTGGACTGATTTCTCTTCTCTTTGTAAAAAATCTAAGTAAGGAGTGACATTTGTTGCTGTCGCCTGTACCATTGTATCGACAACCGTTGCGACGGTAGGCTTCTCCTCATAGAAAGGATACGTCGCCGGGAATAAATAACCCTCAAGTGGATATTTGATATTTTCTGCTCGGATATCCTCTGTTAAAATGGTTGAATATTTCCCAATCAGCATACTGATTGTCGCCTCATCATTGACGTAATCTAGAAACTCTTTTTCCGAAATACCCATGCGTTTTTCAATAACTGCCGCAATTTGCTGCAAAGTTAACCCTTCCGGCACCGTCATTGTAAATACAGGTTCTCGGTACACTTTGCCTGTCTTCAAGCTTTCAATCAATTCGTCAAAAGTCATGGCCTTCGTCAAATCGTACGTCCCTGCTTGAAATTGTGACTCATTATTAAATTTTGCATAATACTTAAAGATACGTGCATCCTTAACAATGCCATTTTCAGCTAATTTAGCAGAAATCGTGTCCAATCCTGAACCAATCGGGATTTCCACCACAATAACTTCCTCAGAATCTGGATCGACCGGTTGCAATGCACCTGTTATGTATTTATAAACAGAGCGTCCACCAATCAGACCGACAATGAGCACCACGAGCGTAATGACAAGTACAATTCGTCTGACGATTTTTACTTCTTTCTTCTTTTCACGCATTCGTTCAAACATAACATCTTTTTTCGAACCATTATCCATACGCAATCCACCTCTTTCAATCGGAGCTTCGATCATCTGCCCCTTATCAATTGACCCCATACAAAAACGGAACGGTCTGCACCGTCCCGTCCGTGCACTTATGGATTATTCTTCGTCTTCGTCCTCTTCAGCGAGAAACGTGTTCAGCATTTCTTCAATCATTTCCCACTCTGCGTCATCTTCGATTGGCATCAATTCGCCATCTTCATTGTCTTCAGAAGGGATGAAAGAAGATGCGTGAATTTCAACTTCTTCGTCGTCCTCGGTATCATCTTCTCCTAAAATATGATAAAGAACATATGATTTACCAAATTCTTCTGAGTCGAATGTGAAAATAACCTCACATACATGTTCAACTCCATTTTCGTCTACAATCGTCATTGTTTCTTGTCCGTGTTCCATTCCGATCACCTCTTCAATTTTTTGAATCAAGATACCCTTGAAGGATCATGATTGCTGCCATTTTATCAATAACAGTCTTTCTTTTTTTACGACTCACATCAGCATCTATTAATACACGCTCTGCAGCCATCGTCGTCAGTCGCTCGTCCCATAATATAGCCGGGAAACCAAAAGTTTCTGTTAGTAGGCTCGCATAGTTCTCAGATGCTTCCCCTCTCGGTCCAACTGTGTTATTCATATTTTTAGGGTAGCCCACTACAAATCCAGTGACATCGTATTCTTTTACGAGCTCTCGGATTCTTTCCACGCCAAACTGGCCGGCACTTTCATCGATCTTTATCGTTTCAATGCCTTGGGCTGTCCACCCAAGCGCATCACTGATCGCAACGCCGACCGTTTTGGTCCCTACATCCAATCCCATTGTCCTCAATCCGGTTTTCCTCCGTTTTCACGGATATAAAACTTAACAAGTTCTTCTAAAATCTCGTCTCGTTCCAATTTCCGAATTAAATTACGTGCTTCTTCATGACGTGGTATATACGCTGGATCGCCCGATAGAAGATAGCCAACAATCTGGTTGATTGGGTTATATCCCTTATCATCTAGTGCCTTGTGCACATGGAGCATGACCTGCTTCACTTCCTGCTCCATCGATTCTTCGGGAAAGCTAAATTTCATCGTCTTATCGTATGAATCCATGATCGACACCCCGCTTTCAGATCATCCGTTTACGAATCGGATAGTATTCAAGTTTTCATTATACCCGATTTGCTTCTCCTCATCAATTACACTGAAGACATCAATTGCGCCTCGGCGTAATTGCGTTGGGATTTTGAATTGTGCATAGCACAATTAACTTCCCTCAAAATCCCTAACATCCGCCGGAGTCTTAACTTGAATCTGCAGATTGAAATACTCTTCTGGCATTCATCCTGCCACTTATAGAAGTGGGAACTTCTGCTGAATCAAGTTAAACTGATTTGACATAATCATACACGGATTGAAGCGCTTCATCAAGTTTTGATGCGTCTTTTGCTCCAGCCATCGCCATATCCGGACGACCGCCACCCTTACCATCACATTGCGTCGCAACATGATTGACGATTTGACCCGCATGATAGTTCCCGGACTTCAAATCATCCGTCACACCAGCCACCAACATGACTTTTCCATCTACTGCCGCTCCAAGGACGATGACCGCCTTTGATTGCTTCTGTTTCATCTCATCCATCATCTGACGCAATCCATTATTATCTTTCACGTCAACACGTGCAGAGATGACTGACACGTCACCAATTTGCTGCGCTGCTGCGAATACTTCTGAAAGTTGGCTGTTTCCTAGCTTCGAAGAAAGTGACTCATTGTCACGCTGGAGCTCTTTCATATCTGCAAGTACTGCTCCGATTTTCGTCACAAGGTCTTTCGGATTTGATTTCACAAGACTTGCAGCGCTGATGAGCGTTGCTTCCTCTTCTTTAAATGAACGATAAGCTTGTTGCCCTGTTAGCGCCTCTATACGGCGTGTGCCCGCTCCAATTCCGCCTTCAGATACTAATTTAAACAAACCGATGACAGATGTGGATGCAACGTGACAACCTCCGCAAAGCTCTAATGAGTAATCGCCAACTGATACAACCCGAACGACGTCTCCGTATTTTTCACCGAAGAGTGCCATTGCACCCATTTCTTTTGCTTCAGCAATCGGTTTTTGTGCAATATTAACCGCAATATCCTGCCAGATTTTCTCGTTGACAATCTGTTCAATCGTCTCTAATTCTTCCTTCGTCACTTGACCAAAATGTGAGAAGTCAAAACGTAGTCGATCTGGACCGACATAAGAACCTGCCTGATTGACGTGCTCACCTAACACTTCTTTCAAAGCTTTATGAAGCAAATGCGTCGCTGTGTGATTGCGGATCGTCAATTTTCTTGCTTCTTGATTGACTTCAGCATGAACGGTTGTTCCTGTTAGCAATTCACCCGAACGAATCGTTGCTGTATGCAGATTTTGACCATTTGGTGCTTTTTGAACATCCTTGACGTCTGCCACGAATGTATCTCCGCTAATCGTACCCTTGTCCGCTACTTGTCCTCCGCTTTCCGCGTAGAATGGCGTGCAGTCTAAGATGAACTGAATGTCATCACCTTCTGATGCACGTTCTACTAAAGCACCGTTTTGTAGCAATGAAACGACTTTCGCTTGGCACTCAAGCGTGTCATAGCCGACAAATTCACTTGCATGATGGATTTCTCCAAGTACGCTTGACTGAACATGCATGGAATCGACGTCTTGACGAGCTGCACGTGCACGCTTACGCTGGCTGTCCATTTCCGCATCGAAGCCTGCACGATCGACTGTAACATTTGCTTCTTCTGCGAATTCCTCTGTTAATTCAAACGGGAAGCCGTATGTGTCATAAAGACGGAAAGCATCTGCCCCTGCAATAACAGCATTACCAGATGACTTCGACTTGTCGATGACTCCAGTTAAAATTGCCAATCCTTCATTCAATGTTTCATGGAAGCGTTCTTCTTCATTTTTAATGACTTTCATGATGAAGGCTTGCTTTTCGTCCACTTCTGGGTAGAAGTCTTTCATCACTTCCCCAACAACTGGGACAAGATCGTACATGAATGGCTTGTGAATGCCTAATTGTTTAGCAAAACGAACGGCTCTGCGCAACAATCTTCTTAGCACATAACCTCGACCTTCATTGGATGGCAGTGCTCCGTCTCCTATAGCAAAAGCAACCGTACGTATGTGGTCGGCAATCACTTTGAACGCTGTATCTTGTTCTTCGGTGACACCGTATTTTTCACCAGAAACTTGTTCTGTTGCCTGAATAATTGGTTGGAAAATATCGATATCGAAGTTGGTTGGTACGTTTTGGATAACAGATGCCATACGTTCTAGTCCCATGCCCGTATCAATATTCTTTTTCGGAAGCGGTGTATACGTATTATCTGGATTATGGTTGAATTCAGAGAACACTAAATTCCAAATTTCAAGATAACGTTCGTTTTCCCCGCCCGGATACAATTCTGGATCAGAGAAATCATCGCCGTATGTTGGTCCACGGTCATAGAATATCTCAGAGTTAGGACCGCTTGGACCCTCTCCGATATCCCAGAAATTACCTTCTAAACGGATAATACGGTGTTCTGGAATGCCGACTTTATCGCGCCAAATTGCATAAGCTTCTTCGTCTTCTGGATGAATCGTAATAGACAATAATTCTGGATCAAAGCCAATCCACTTATCGTCTGTGAGAAATTCCCAAGCATGAAGAATAGCTTGCTCTTTGAAATAATCACCGATAGAAAAGTTACCAAGCATTTCAAAGAATGTATGGTGACGTGCTGTTTTACCAACATTTTCAATATCATTTGTACGGATTGATTTTTGTGCATTGACGATACGTGGATTTGTTGGAATGACCCGTCCATCAAAATATTTCTTCAGTGTTGCAACACCGCTGTTAATCCATAGAAGGGATGCATCATCGATTGGCACAAGTGGTGCAGAAGGCTCAATGCTGTGACCGTGCTCTTTGAAGTATTCCAGGAACATAGTACGAATTTGTGACGTTGTAAGATTTTTCATGAATAATTCCTCCTTAGTAGTTTGGCGAAATAAAGGTTATTTTAGGGCATAAACATAAAAAATCCCCGCCCCTAAAACAAGGGGCGAAGATGTTAGTCTCGCGGTACCACCCTAATTACCGAATAACTTGCATTCGGTATCTCTGGTTGCCTTAACGCGGCGGACGGCAGGGATGAGCTGCACTCTGGAGTAGCTTTTCGATATGCTTCTTCGAAAGCCCTTTCAGCCAAGGGGCTTCTTGCTGGACGAGTAGACATATGTACTTTCTCCGTCGACGTATTTCGTATGATGATTGGCTTGATTATAGAAAATTTTATGATGAATGTCAATCAGAAGTTTCAAGATAGTCATAAGGTGTAACACCTTGCATCCCAATCATCGGATCGATGGTGATAAATGTCGCCATTGTTAGCTCATAGACTTGCGGCTGTGTTTCTGTAGTCTGTCCAACCAATTCAGTATCATCAACAGCTTGTTGGGTAGTAGCTGTCTCTTCACTTACCGGTACGATCATTTCGCCATTCAAGCGCTCTTTCAGTGTTGTTTGTCTTTCTAATTCATCCGTCCGATTAATTCCTGCTCTAAATTCTTCTGGCTCTCCACATAGGATGAGGAAGTTTTTTGCACGTGTGATACCAGTGTATAGTAAATTTCGTCGCAACATCTTCCGTTGACTACGAACAACAGGCATGATGACGATAGGAAATTCGCTACCTTGCGACTTATGAATGGAACAGCAGTATGCCAGCGTGATTTGGTTTAAATCATTGCGTTCGTAGGTCACTTCTATGCCGTCATACGACACAACGAGTAATTCTTTTTTATCAACCGTCTCTTTTGCTTTGATAATAGAGATGACTTCCCCCATATCACCGTTGAAAACATTACTTTCGGGTTGATTGACAAGTTGTAGTACTTTATCACCGATGCGGTAAATGGCTTCGCCGAAAACAACTTCCTTGCGATCAGGTCCCGGTGGATTAACCATTTCTTGAATCATCTTGTTCAAACCATCAATACCAGCTGGCCCTTTGTACATCGGTGCAAGGACTTGAATATCTCTAATATGATGCCCTTTGGCAATTGCGTTTTTCACAACTTGCTCAACGACTTCAAGTATTCGATCAGCACCTGCTTTGATGAACGATCGATCCGATGTCTTTTCTGTGATATCAGCCGACCATTCGGAGCGTTTAATCATATGTGCCATTTCAATAATCGTCGAACCCGCACTTTGTCGATAAATTTCGGTTAATTCAACGACCGGTACTTTATTCGACTCGAGCATATCCCGTAACACTTGTCCCGGTCCTACTGGCGGTAGCTGATCTTGATCACCTACAAATAACAATTGGACATCATCAGCAAGCGCTTTTAGCAATTGGTGGGCTAGCCAGGTATCTACCATTGACATCTCATCAATAATAATGAGACGCCCCTTTACTTCCCGTTCTGTCTCTTCTTCCTTTTCAAGCCCATTAAATCCGAGCAAACGGTGTATTGTCATCGCTGGTAATCCCGTCGACTCGGACATTCGCTTTGCTGCCCGTCCAGTTGGCGCTGCTAACACAATCGGAAAAGGTTCTTGTTTTTTAGCATATTCCTTTGGATCCAGTGATAAACCATGTAGTTCGGCGTACACTTCTACGAGCCCCCGAATAACGGTCGTCTTCCCAGTACCTGGCCCGCCCGTTAAGATCATTGCGGGGGAATGAAGAGCAGTCTCAATCCCTGCTACCTGGGTTTCTGCATAGTTCACACTGAGCCTTTCTTCCACTTCTCCAACAGCTTTTCTTATTTCGGACACTGGAAACTGATCCGTCGTATCGTTCTGCATAATGCGTTCAATTTTTGCAGCAATACCGATTTCAGAAAAATAAAGAGATGGTATGTATAATCTGCGACCTTCAGCAGATAGCTTACCTTCCTCAACCAATTCAATAATCGCCTGGGAAATTGAAGCAAACGGAATGTCGATAGGCTGACTCATTTCAAGAAGACGCTTAACATCCGGTAAAATGGATTCTGCTTCTAGGAAAACATGTCCAGCTGATTGAACAGCCTGATTCATCGAATGGAGAATGGCGGCTTTTATCCTTGCAGGGTGATTCCCCGTGATACCAAGATTCTTACCTACTTCGTCCGCACGCTGAAAGCCGACCCCTTCAACCTCTTCAATGAGCCGATACGGATTTTCAGTCAACTGTGAAATCGCTTCTTCACGATAAGTCTGATAAATACGCATCGCAATTTGCGGACCGAATCCCCACTCATTTAACTGGATAATCGTCCGCTCAAGTCCCATATTTTGCGCAAGCACAGAGACCAGTGTCTCTTTCTTATCATCCGATAATCTTGGAATCATATCCAGAACAGATGGATCATCTAAAATTTTCTTAATGACGTCTTTACCAAGTTTTTTGACAATTGTTTGAGCTGTTTTCATCCCAATCCCTGGAAATAAGTCCCCAGACAAATAATGAATGAGTCCTGTTTCTGTCGCGGGCATTTCTTTCGCAAACGTCAGTACATCGAATTGTGCACCGTATGTTGGATGATTGACAAGTCTACCTGTGAATTTGTAGTCCTCATCAGGTGTTAGCTGGGGAAAACTTCCCTTGACGATGATTTCCTTGTCCTCATAGCCGCTGTTCGTCTCCCGCACCTTCAGTTTGACAATCGTAAAAAGGTTATCAGGGTTATGGAAGATGGTCACAACCGGTCGACCTATTAAAAATATCTCATTTGGTTTTGTTGCCTCGCCGTGTCCTTCCACCACCGCCACCCCTTACTTTCCGTTTTCACCCTGTTGAATCATGTCAAAAATATAACGCGCTTGGACATGTTCGGGATCGATTGTAAATGCCTTTTCTAGATGTGCCAGTGCATCCGCTTTTTGCTCTGTCGATACTGCATATAAAAAACCTAAATTATAGTGAGCATCGGCATTATCTCCATCCTGCTCGAGAATGAAATGAAATTCGCCTGCCGCCTCTGTAAAGAGCTCCATATTGGCAAGCACAATGCCGTATGACAACCGGATTTCAAGGTCATTAGGTGCTAATTCTGCCGCACGTTGTAAGTATGGCAGCGCTAGTTTGTCAGTGCCC
Proteins encoded:
- the alaS gene encoding alanine--tRNA ligase — encoded protein: MKNLTTSQIRTMFLEYFKEHGHSIEPSAPLVPIDDASLLWINSGVATLKKYFDGRVIPTNPRIVNAQKSIRTNDIENVGKTARHHTFFEMLGNFSIGDYFKEQAILHAWEFLTDDKWIGFDPELLSITIHPEDEEAYAIWRDKVGIPEHRIIRLEGNFWDIGEGPSGPNSEIFYDRGPTYGDDFSDPELYPGGENERYLEIWNLVFSEFNHNPDNTYTPLPKKNIDTGMGLERMASVIQNVPTNFDIDIFQPIIQATEQVSGEKYGVTEEQDTAFKVIADHIRTVAFAIGDGALPSNEGRGYVLRRLLRRAVRFAKQLGIHKPFMYDLVPVVGEVMKDFYPEVDEKQAFIMKVIKNEEERFHETLNEGLAILTGVIDKSKSSGNAVIAGADAFRLYDTYGFPFELTEEFAEEANVTVDRAGFDAEMDSQRKRARAARQDVDSMHVQSSVLGEIHHASEFVGYDTLECQAKVVSLLQNGALVERASEGDDIQFILDCTPFYAESGGQVADKGTISGDTFVADVKDVQKAPNGQNLHTATIRSGELLTGTTVHAEVNQEARKLTIRNHTATHLLHKALKEVLGEHVNQAGSYVGPDRLRFDFSHFGQVTKEELETIEQIVNEKIWQDIAVNIAQKPIAEAKEMGAMALFGEKYGDVVRVVSVGDYSLELCGGCHVASTSVIGLFKLVSEGGIGAGTRRIEALTGQQAYRSFKEEEATLISAASLVKSNPKDLVTKIGAVLADMKELQRDNESLSSKLGNSQLSEVFAAAQQIGDVSVISARVDVKDNNGLRQMMDEMKQKQSKAVIVLGAAVDGKVMLVAGVTDDLKSGNYHAGQIVNHVATQCDGKGGGRPDMAMAGAKDASKLDEALQSVYDYVKSV
- the ruvX gene encoding Holliday junction resolvase RuvX, producing the protein MRTMGLDVGTKTVGVAISDALGWTAQGIETIKIDESAGQFGVERIRELVKEYDVTGFVVGYPKNMNNTVGPRGEASENYASLLTETFGFPAILWDERLTTMAAERVLIDADVSRKKRKTVIDKMAAIMILQGYLDSKN
- the udk gene encoding uridine kinase, encoding MQSKKPLVIGIAGGSGSGKTSVTHSIYDVFKEHSVVVIEQDYYYKDQSHLEFEERLETNYDHPLAFDTDLLISHVEVLLNRESIEKPVYNYSLHTRSDETVHIEPQDVIILEGILVLEDMRLRELMDIKLFVDTDADLRIIRRIMRDINERGRTIESVIDQYLSVVRPMHNQFIEPTKRYADIIIPEGGHNEVAIDLMVTKIKTILESGTKL
- a CDS encoding DUF1292 domain-containing protein, which encodes MEHGQETMTIVDENGVEHVCEVIFTFDSEEFGKSYVLYHILGEDDTEDDEEVEIHASSFIPSEDNEDGELMPIEDDAEWEMIEEMLNTFLAEEDEDEE
- a CDS encoding IreB family regulatory phosphoprotein, which translates into the protein MDSYDKTMKFSFPEESMEQEVKQVMLHVHKALDDKGYNPINQIVGYLLSGDPAYIPRHEEARNLIRKLERDEILEELVKFYIRENGGKPD
- the mltG gene encoding endolytic transglycosylase MltG, which translates into the protein MDNGSKKDVMFERMREKKKEVKIVRRIVLVITLVVLIVGLIGGRSVYKYITGALQPVDPDSEEVIVVEIPIGSGLDTISAKLAENGIVKDARIFKYYAKFNNESQFQAGTYDLTKAMTFDELIESLKTGKVYREPVFTMTVPEGLTLQQIAAVIEKRMGISEKEFLDYVNDEATISMLIGKYSTILTEDIRAENIKYPLEGYLFPATYPFYEEKPTVATVVDTMVQATATNVTPYLDFLQREEKSVHWLLTFASLLEEEATAQSDRETIASVFYNRLKIDMPLQTDPTVLYALGKHKDRVLYADLEVQDPYNTYVNKGLPPGPIAGAGKSSLEAVIDPSQTDYLFFLADKEGTNHFTDSYEEHLKNRDLYLSGD
- a CDS encoding O-methyltransferase; amino-acid sequence: MTKYAAYVANFNKQQGPFVVEMERYAATHHVPIMDRDGMALFISLLRLQKPKRILEIGSAIGYSAIRIAEALPNTSIVTVERDNTRYLKAVDYISRSGLEEQIAIVEADALLTEEPIIFQQTFDALFIDAAKGQYKRFFEKYAPTIEAGGVIYCDNMFMHGAILYDEQDIPRRNRTMIRNLKEFTAWIMDHPDYETSLLSVGDGLLIAVKKEQ
- a CDS encoding ATP-dependent RecD-like DNA helicase, with amino-acid sequence MEGHGEATKPNEIFLIGRPVVTIFHNPDNLFTIVKLKVRETNSGYEDKEIIVKGSFPQLTPDEDYKFTGRLVNHPTYGAQFDVLTFAKEMPATETGLIHYLSGDLFPGIGMKTAQTIVKKLGKDVIKKILDDPSVLDMIPRLSDDKKETLVSVLAQNMGLERTIIQLNEWGFGPQIAMRIYQTYREEAISQLTENPYRLIEEVEGVGFQRADEVGKNLGITGNHPARIKAAILHSMNQAVQSAGHVFLEAESILPDVKRLLEMSQPIDIPFASISQAIIELVEEGKLSAEGRRLYIPSLYFSEIGIAAKIERIMQNDTTDQFPVSEIRKAVGEVEERLSVNYAETQVAGIETALHSPAMILTGGPGTGKTTVIRGLVEVYAELHGLSLDPKEYAKKQEPFPIVLAAPTGRAAKRMSESTGLPAMTIHRLLGFNGLEKEEETEREVKGRLIIIDEMSMVDTWLAHQLLKALADDVQLLFVGDQDQLPPVGPGQVLRDMLESNKVPVVELTEIYRQSAGSTIIEMAHMIKRSEWSADITEKTSDRSFIKAGADRILEVVEQVVKNAIAKGHHIRDIQVLAPMYKGPAGIDGLNKMIQEMVNPPGPDRKEVVFGEAIYRIGDKVLQLVNQPESNVFNGDMGEVISIIKAKETVDKKELLVVSYDGIEVTYERNDLNQITLAYCCSIHKSQGSEFPIVIMPVVRSQRKMLRRNLLYTGITRAKNFLILCGEPEEFRAGINRTDELERQTTLKERLNGEMIVPVSEETATTQQAVDDTELVGQTTETQPQVYELTMATFITIDPMIGMQGVTPYDYLETSD